Proteins encoded by one window of Nicotiana tabacum cultivar K326 chromosome 10, ASM71507v2, whole genome shotgun sequence:
- the LOC107782539 gene encoding thioredoxin H9 has protein sequence MGITDMVHSLFSCFKTRSTNNDDDSSHNVEFAGGNVCLITTKESWDQKLAEANKEGKIVIANFSASWCGPCRMIAPFYCELSEKYLSLMFLTVDVDELTEFSSSWDIKATPTFFFLKDSQQIDKLVGANKPELQKKITAIADTQVVCETQPQ, from the exons ATGGGGATTACTGATATG GTACATAGCCTTTTCTCTTGTTTCAAGACACGGTCCACAAACAATGATGATGATTCATCCCATAATGTCGAGTTTGCTGGTGGAAATGTGTGCCTTATTACTACGAAAGAAAGTTGGGATCAGAAGTTGGCAGAAGCAAATAAAGAGGGCAAAATT GTTATTGCGAATTTCAGTGCTTCATGGTGTGGTCCATGTAGAATGATTGCCCCATTCTACTGTGAGCTGTCTGAGAAATATCTTTCTCTGATGTTTCTAACAGTCGATGTTGATGAGCTTACA GAATTTAGTTCATCCTGGGATATCAAAGCAACTCCAACTTTCTTTTTCCTCAAGGACAGCCAGCAGATTGACAAACTTGTAGGGGCCAATAAACCAGAGCTGCAGAAGAAAATAACCGCGATTGCAGACACACAGGTAGTATGTGAGACGCAACCGCAGTAA